The proteins below are encoded in one region of Sporosarcina sp. FSL K6-1508:
- a CDS encoding anti-sigma factor antagonist (This anti-anti-sigma factor, or anti-sigma factor antagonist, belongs to a family that includes characterized members SpoIIAA, RsbV, RsfA, and RsfB.), whose translation MADIEIIDNGILIATLHGELDNHEANRIRSHISSSIYSGQVRAIIWNLSGLGFMDSAGIGLILGRMRDLAPLEGETLILNPSTTMEKIFTFSGLGPNIRHCTVDIAIGEIGGVLHEQ comes from the coding sequence ATGGCTGACATCGAAATTATTGACAATGGGATTTTAATTGCAACACTGCATGGGGAATTGGACAATCATGAGGCAAATCGAATCCGGTCCCACATCTCTTCATCTATTTACAGCGGACAAGTTCGGGCAATTATTTGGAATTTGTCGGGGCTTGGATTCATGGATAGCGCAGGAATCGGGCTGATTCTTGGAAGGATGCGTGATTTAGCGCCTTTGGAAGGGGAAACGCTTATTTTGAATCCGTCCACGACAATGGAGAAGATATTCACTTTTTCCGGTCTTGGACCAAATATAAGGCATTGCACGGTCGATATTGCGATCGGGGAAATAGGAGGGGTTTTACATGAACAATGA
- a CDS encoding pyrimidine-nucleoside phosphorylase, which produces MKLFRMVDVIEKKRNGEALTKEEITFFVNGYTDGSIPDYQASAFLMAIYFKGMTAEEQGYLTMAMVESGDQIDLSAIEGIKVDKHSTGGVGDTTTLILVPLVAACGVPVAKMSGRGLGHTGGTLDKLEAIEGFHIELTEEQFVKQVNDLKLAVIGQSGNLTPADKKLYSLRDVTATVDSIPLIASSIMSKKIAAGADAIVLDVKTGDGAFMKTEADARALAHSMVAIGKQVGRNTQAVISDMSQPLGFAIGNSLEVIEAIETLKGNGPEDLTELCLVLGSKMIVVGGKADSVDEARDLLKAVIADGSALELFGKLIEAQGGNGAIIHDTSLLPTAKYQIEVPALSSGYVTKMEADDIGVAAMLLGAGRATKDDEIDLAVGIVLTKKIGDAVQEGEALAIIHSNTENVEQSMKLIQKHISIGKEAVESPRLIGEMITN; this is translated from the coding sequence ATGAAGTTGTTTAGAATGGTCGATGTAATTGAGAAAAAACGCAACGGTGAGGCACTAACGAAAGAAGAAATTACGTTTTTCGTGAACGGTTATACAGATGGATCGATTCCTGATTATCAAGCGAGTGCGTTTCTTATGGCAATCTATTTCAAAGGAATGACTGCTGAAGAACAGGGATATTTGACGATGGCGATGGTCGAATCTGGCGATCAGATCGACTTATCCGCAATCGAAGGCATTAAAGTTGATAAACATTCAACAGGCGGAGTTGGAGATACGACGACATTAATCCTAGTTCCTCTCGTCGCGGCGTGCGGCGTTCCTGTCGCGAAAATGAGTGGCAGGGGGCTTGGCCATACCGGAGGGACACTCGACAAGCTCGAGGCTATTGAAGGGTTCCATATCGAATTGACTGAAGAGCAGTTTGTGAAGCAAGTGAATGATTTAAAATTAGCAGTCATTGGTCAAAGTGGAAACTTAACACCTGCCGATAAAAAACTCTACTCTTTGCGCGATGTGACGGCTACTGTTGATAGTATCCCGCTCATTGCCAGTTCGATTATGAGCAAGAAAATTGCTGCAGGCGCAGATGCGATTGTTCTCGATGTAAAAACGGGCGATGGTGCGTTCATGAAAACAGAAGCAGATGCAAGGGCACTAGCACATTCGATGGTGGCAATCGGTAAACAAGTAGGTAGAAATACACAGGCGGTCATTTCTGATATGAGCCAGCCTTTAGGATTTGCAATTGGAAACTCGCTTGAAGTGATTGAAGCGATTGAGACGCTAAAAGGGAATGGTCCAGAAGATTTGACGGAACTATGTCTTGTTCTTGGCAGCAAAATGATTGTCGTAGGCGGAAAAGCGGATTCAGTCGATGAAGCTCGTGACCTGCTAAAAGCAGTTATTGCTGATGGTTCAGCACTTGAATTGTTTGGTAAACTGATCGAAGCGCAAGGCGGCAATGGGGCAATCATCCATGATACATCGCTATTGCCAACAGCGAAATACCAAATCGAAGTACCGGCACTGTCATCGGGGTATGTAACGAAGATGGAAGCAGATGATATTGGTGTTGCTGCAATGTTGTTAGGAGCGGGCAGAGCTACAAAAGATGATGAAATCGATCTTGCTGTCGGTATTGTGCTGACTAAAAAAATCGGAGATGCTGTGCAAGAAGGAGAAGCACTTGCCATTATCCATTCGAATACTGAAAATGTAGAGCAATCCATGAAACTGATTCAGAAACATATATCCATAGGAAAAGAAGCAGTGGAAAGTCCGCGCCTCATAGGTGAAATGATTACGAATTAA
- the deoB gene encoding phosphopentomutase — protein sequence MGKEQFKRVHLIVLDSVGIGESPDASIFGDEGAHTLGHIGEAMGGLHMPNMGKLGLSNINEIKGIAIADEPSALFGKMQEASVGKDTMTGHWEIMGLNIDKPFKVYPNGFPQQLIEELEQRIGRKVIGNKPASGTAILDELGQEHMETGAIIVYTSADPVLQIAAHEGIIPIEEQYRICEIARELTMKPEFLVGRVIARPFVGEPGNFTRTTNRHDYALKPFGRTVMNEMADAGYEVIAIGKIADIYNGEGITESVRTVSNMDGVDKLLAVMKKDFTGLSFTNLVDFDALFGHRRDPLGYGNALQEFDVRLEEIMGELREDDLLILTADHGNDPVHEGTDHTREYVPLLVYSPSFKSGGEMPQNETFSDIGATIAENFNVKMPEFGKSFLNLLAEKV from the coding sequence ATGGGAAAAGAACAATTTAAACGCGTCCATCTAATCGTGCTCGACTCTGTGGGCATCGGAGAATCACCAGATGCTTCTATTTTTGGCGATGAAGGTGCACATACACTGGGGCATATCGGCGAAGCAATGGGAGGTCTGCATATGCCGAACATGGGCAAACTAGGCCTCTCTAATATTAATGAAATCAAGGGGATTGCGATTGCGGATGAGCCATCGGCGTTGTTTGGCAAAATGCAGGAAGCTTCCGTTGGGAAAGATACGATGACAGGGCATTGGGAAATAATGGGTCTTAATATTGACAAGCCTTTCAAAGTCTATCCAAACGGTTTCCCGCAACAACTGATTGAAGAATTGGAACAGCGCATTGGTCGTAAAGTGATTGGCAATAAACCGGCCAGCGGTACTGCAATTCTTGATGAACTTGGTCAAGAACATATGGAGACGGGGGCTATTATCGTCTATACGTCCGCGGATCCCGTTTTACAAATCGCCGCGCATGAGGGCATCATTCCAATTGAGGAACAATACCGGATCTGTGAAATTGCCCGTGAGCTAACGATGAAACCGGAGTTTTTAGTCGGCCGTGTCATTGCACGTCCGTTCGTTGGCGAACCAGGCAACTTCACACGGACAACAAACCGCCATGACTATGCACTGAAACCATTCGGCCGTACAGTGATGAATGAGATGGCGGATGCAGGTTATGAGGTTATCGCCATCGGCAAAATTGCTGACATTTACAATGGTGAAGGAATAACAGAATCAGTTCGGACTGTAAGTAATATGGATGGTGTCGACAAACTATTAGCTGTTATGAAAAAAGATTTCACAGGCCTTAGCTTTACAAATCTGGTCGATTTTGATGCGTTATTTGGGCATCGGAGAGATCCGCTTGGTTATGGCAATGCCCTCCAAGAATTTGATGTAAGGCTTGAAGAAATCATGGGTGAATTGCGTGAAGATGATTTGTTGATCCTTACAGCGGATCATGGCAATGACCCCGTACACGAAGGAACGGATCATACGCGGGAATATGTTCCCCTCCTTGTTTATTCGCCTTCTTTTAAAAGTGGCGGCGAAATGCCTCAGAATGAAACATTTTCAGATATTGGCGCTACAATTGCAGAAAATTTCAATGTTAAAATGCCTGAATTCGGTAAGAGTTTCTTGAATTTATTAGCAGAAAAGGTGTGA
- the xerD gene encoding site-specific tyrosine recombinase XerD: MKDVRFALEDYLHFLKVERQLSGNTLISYKRDLEEYMDYMKQEGYETIDDVDRPAIVSHLQRLKEGGKSARTVSRHISSIRSFHQFLLREKVTTQDPTVHLELPKLEQKLPRVLSMDEVDRLIEIPDRSKPQGVRDHALLEILYGTGMRVSELIGLDMDDIHLSMGFVRVFGKGGKERIIPLGGKSIEACKRYIEEARPSFIAKQKGAEALFVNMRGTRLTRQGCWKLLKGHALNAGIQKELTPHILRHTFATHLIENGADLRAVQEMLGHADISTTQIYTHVSRSRLKEVYVKFHPRA; this comes from the coding sequence ATGAAAGATGTACGATTTGCACTTGAAGACTACCTGCATTTTTTAAAAGTGGAGCGGCAGCTGTCGGGAAACACACTCATTTCATACAAGAGGGATCTCGAGGAATATATGGACTATATGAAACAAGAAGGTTATGAAACGATAGATGATGTTGATCGCCCTGCCATAGTGAGCCATTTACAACGGTTGAAAGAAGGCGGGAAATCGGCCAGGACAGTGTCTAGACATATTTCATCAATCCGTTCGTTTCATCAGTTTCTTCTTCGGGAAAAAGTAACGACCCAAGATCCAACTGTCCATTTGGAATTGCCGAAACTTGAACAAAAATTACCACGTGTTTTATCGATGGATGAAGTAGACAGACTGATTGAGATTCCGGATCGCTCGAAACCGCAGGGTGTTAGGGATCATGCGTTACTTGAAATTTTATACGGGACAGGTATGCGTGTAAGTGAACTGATTGGGCTTGATATGGATGATATCCACCTTTCAATGGGATTCGTACGTGTATTCGGAAAAGGTGGAAAAGAGAGGATTATCCCTCTTGGCGGGAAGTCGATTGAGGCGTGTAAACGCTACATTGAGGAAGCGCGACCGAGTTTCATCGCAAAACAAAAAGGTGCTGAAGCATTATTTGTCAATATGAGGGGTACAAGGCTAACAAGACAGGGATGTTGGAAACTGTTGAAGGGACATGCGTTGAATGCGGGTATACAAAAAGAGCTGACACCTCATATATTGCGTCATACTTTCGCTACCCACCTTATTGAGAACGGGGCAGATCTCCGCGCAGTACAGGAAATGCTTGGTCATGCAGATATTTCTACAACCCAAATTTATACACACGTCAGCCGTTCAAGGTTGAAAGAGGTCTATGTAAAGTTTCATCCAAGAGCATAG
- the fur gene encoding ferric iron uptake transcriptional regulator produces the protein MESRIDRIKKQLHGASYKLTPQREATVLVLLEHEEDHLSAEDVFLLVKEKAPEIGLATVYRTLELLTDLKVVDKINFGDGVSRYDLRQEGAAHFHHHLICIECGAVDEIQEDLLGDVEKIVESRFEFAIKDHWLTFHGICKRCKSDADDSEE, from the coding sequence ATGGAGAGCCGAATCGATCGGATAAAAAAACAATTGCATGGGGCCAGCTACAAGCTGACACCTCAGCGCGAAGCGACGGTTTTGGTCCTCCTTGAGCATGAGGAAGATCATCTGAGTGCTGAAGATGTATTTTTGCTAGTCAAAGAGAAAGCACCGGAAATCGGGCTTGCTACAGTGTATCGCACGCTGGAATTGCTGACAGATCTTAAAGTAGTCGATAAAATTAACTTTGGTGACGGTGTATCGAGATATGATCTGCGGCAGGAAGGCGCTGCCCATTTTCATCATCATCTAATATGTATCGAATGTGGAGCGGTGGATGAAATTCAAGAGGATCTTCTCGGCGATGTCGAAAAGATTGTTGAAAGCCGCTTTGAATTCGCTATTAAAGACCATTGGTTGACGTTTCACGGTATTTGCAAAAGATGTAAATCCGATGCGGATGATAGTGAAGAATGA
- a CDS encoding NUDIX hydrolase, translating into MDKYEEKTISGETLYEGKVITLRVEEVELPDGKKATRELIKHPGAVSIIPVTADGKIVLVEQYRKALERTLIEIPAGKIDPGEAPEVTAVRELEEETGYGAKEFTYIQSFATSPGFADEVIHMYLAQDLYKIENPAAGDEDEFIELLEVTLEEAEKMVVSGEIYDAKTAFAVLYAKNLLTK; encoded by the coding sequence TTGGATAAATACGAAGAAAAGACCATTTCAGGTGAAACGCTTTATGAAGGAAAGGTCATTACACTGCGAGTTGAGGAAGTGGAGTTGCCGGATGGCAAGAAAGCGACACGTGAATTAATCAAACATCCGGGGGCGGTTTCGATCATTCCGGTTACTGCTGACGGAAAAATTGTTCTTGTTGAACAATATAGAAAAGCGCTGGAACGTACACTCATCGAAATACCAGCAGGCAAGATTGATCCCGGAGAGGCACCTGAAGTGACAGCGGTCCGTGAGCTAGAAGAGGAAACGGGGTATGGTGCGAAAGAATTCACTTATATTCAATCTTTTGCTACATCGCCTGGTTTTGCAGATGAAGTAATTCATATGTATTTAGCACAAGATCTTTATAAAATCGAAAATCCTGCTGCAGGAGATGAAGATGAATTCATAGAATTGTTAGAAGTGACGCTTGAAGAGGCCGAAAAAATGGTTGTGTCGGGGGAAATTTACGATGCAAAAACCGCATTCGCTGTACTCTATGCAAAAAACCTTTTAACAAAGTGA
- a CDS encoding aldo/keto reductase, with the protein MEKRELGKSGIYVSEIGLGCMSLPNDLAESKNIIDAAIHAGINYFDTADLYDNGRNEELLGFALKGKRNDIILATKAGNKMNPDGEGWTWDSSKAHIMEAVKKSLTRLDTDYIDVYQLHGGTMEDKVEETIDAFESLKKDGLIRQYGISSIRPTVIKRFLDTSSAVSVMMQYNLLDRRPEEWFPMINDSGASVITRGTIAKGFLTSEGLSRVEKANGFVEYDAGELKHTVKALNEVADNLHSAAIAFVLREKTVASALVGASSSEQLLDSIIAYENKIDSSVIDELRNITKMHSYKEHRL; encoded by the coding sequence ATGGAGAAAAGAGAGTTAGGGAAAAGCGGGATTTACGTTTCTGAAATCGGACTAGGCTGCATGTCGCTACCGAATGATTTAGCTGAATCGAAAAATATCATCGATGCCGCAATCCACGCGGGCATTAATTACTTTGATACAGCTGATTTATATGACAACGGCAGAAACGAAGAACTGTTAGGCTTCGCACTGAAGGGGAAACGGAATGATATAATCCTCGCAACGAAAGCGGGCAACAAAATGAACCCGGACGGTGAGGGATGGACATGGGATTCTTCAAAAGCGCATATTATGGAAGCCGTCAAAAAAAGTCTAACACGCCTCGATACAGATTATATCGATGTTTATCAGCTTCATGGCGGAACAATGGAGGACAAAGTGGAGGAAACCATCGATGCATTTGAAAGCTTAAAAAAAGATGGTCTAATCCGTCAATATGGTATTTCTTCGATTCGTCCAACTGTTATTAAGCGATTCTTGGACACTAGTTCGGCTGTCTCTGTCATGATGCAATACAATCTGCTTGACCGACGACCGGAAGAATGGTTTCCAATGATTAACGATTCAGGGGCTTCTGTCATTACGCGTGGAACGATTGCTAAAGGATTTTTAACTTCGGAAGGTTTGTCGAGAGTTGAAAAAGCGAATGGATTTGTCGAGTATGATGCAGGGGAGCTAAAACACACAGTCAAAGCACTCAATGAGGTAGCGGATAACTTGCATTCAGCAGCTATCGCTTTTGTCCTTCGCGAAAAAACCGTCGCTTCTGCTTTAGTTGGTGCAAGTTCATCAGAACAACTCCTTGATTCGATTATTGCATATGAAAATAAAATAGATAGTAGCGTAATCGATGAGCTACGAAATATCACAAAAATGCATAGTTACAAAGAACATCGTCTGTAA
- a CDS encoding DinB family protein produces MDKILKDFEKTIDEISILKEVHNSLLLEPVREGRWSIREIVGHLYYWDKYNLEKMVPKMSKGASLPPFPDHDQHNKEAISYLTNQSVESIINSFINTRQELIESMLKIDSDIRFTVGNSKRQFSGESFIKTFLKHDIHHLEQINEKLNVDMLK; encoded by the coding sequence ATGGATAAAATACTTAAGGATTTCGAAAAAACAATTGATGAAATTTCGATTTTAAAAGAAGTACATAATTCGCTACTTCTTGAACCTGTTCGTGAAGGAAGATGGTCTATTAGAGAAATTGTTGGTCATCTATACTACTGGGATAAATACAATTTGGAAAAAATGGTTCCCAAAATGTCTAAAGGAGCTAGTTTACCGCCATTTCCAGACCATGACCAACATAATAAAGAAGCCATATCGTATCTTACAAACCAATCAGTAGAATCTATCATCAATAGTTTTATAAATACACGACAAGAACTAATTGAAAGCATGTTGAAGATAGATAGCGACATTAGATTTACGGTAGGAAACAGTAAGCGGCAATTCTCAGGAGAAAGTTTTATAAAAACATTTCTTAAACATGATATACACCATTTAGAACAAATTAATGAGAAGTTAAACGTAGATATGTTGAAATAA
- a CDS encoding response regulator transcription factor encodes MIRIVIAEDQRILRGALGALLDFEEDMEVVGQAENGEEAMKLISYQQPDICLMDIEMPLKSGLEVAAELKRSGSSCKVIMLTTFARPGYFERAVKAGVHGYLLKDGSIDDLAESIRRVMRGKHEFASELIINTYHEDNPLTGREQDVLKLAKEGKTSKEISAQLFLSAGTVRNYMSEILQKLESKNKIEAIKTAEEKGWI; translated from the coding sequence ATGATACGCATTGTCATTGCTGAGGATCAAAGGATTCTGAGAGGGGCTCTTGGCGCATTGCTCGATTTTGAAGAGGATATGGAAGTCGTCGGACAGGCGGAAAATGGTGAAGAAGCGATGAAGCTTATCAGCTATCAGCAACCTGATATTTGTCTAATGGATATTGAAATGCCTTTGAAAAGCGGCTTGGAAGTGGCAGCTGAATTAAAGCGGAGCGGTTCCTCTTGCAAGGTAATCATGTTAACGACCTTTGCAAGACCCGGTTATTTCGAACGAGCGGTTAAGGCGGGGGTCCACGGCTATCTATTGAAAGATGGATCCATTGATGACCTTGCGGAATCGATTCGGAGAGTAATGAGGGGGAAACATGAGTTTGCTTCTGAACTAATCATCAATACATATCATGAGGATAACCCGCTTACAGGGCGCGAACAAGACGTTTTAAAACTAGCTAAAGAAGGTAAAACATCAAAAGAAATTTCAGCACAATTATTTTTATCCGCGGGAACGGTTCGAAACTATATGTCCGAAATACTTCAAAAGTTGGAATCAAAAAATAAAATCGAAGCGATCAAAACAGCTGAGGAGAAGGGATGGATTTAA
- a CDS encoding sensor histidine kinase: MMRHFQFFPKKYGFFPYVFLCYLLMPLIHVLNETGFKAVIGYSLLLLFLLTYRQLYHTIAKKSFSYWLTLQVGIIMILSIGYNPYNLFMGFFPSNFIGWYSNKKQFNRALTSFASAVILTVMILSYLGTVSDLFFFLPFLVVMIGAPFGIRSMSEKVELEQQLDQANEQIKDFIKREERVRIARDLHDTLGHTLSLITLQSQLVQRIAEKQPERVTAEAKEIEMTARSALQQVRELVSDMRTITIAEELWDMEQILKAAGIQFHMEEETELPSLPPLQQNILGMCLREAVTNIVKHSKAENCFVTFGNTRADFTISVRDDGVGVCNNYEGNGLSGMRERLALIEGKLSIESGLGTTVAMAVPVIVKEEVVVL, from the coding sequence GTGATGAGGCATTTTCAGTTCTTCCCGAAAAAGTATGGCTTTTTCCCATATGTTTTCTTATGTTATTTACTCATGCCACTTATTCATGTCCTAAATGAAACGGGATTTAAGGCAGTAATAGGCTATAGCTTATTATTGCTTTTTCTACTTACTTATAGGCAGTTATACCATACAATAGCTAAAAAGAGCTTTTCTTATTGGTTAACTTTACAAGTTGGAATTATTATGATTTTAAGTATCGGTTACAATCCATATAATTTATTTATGGGTTTTTTCCCATCAAACTTTATTGGCTGGTATAGCAATAAAAAACAATTTAATCGTGCATTGACATCCTTTGCATCAGCCGTTATTTTAACCGTGATGATTTTATCGTATCTGGGTACGGTGTCCGATCTCTTTTTCTTTCTACCTTTTCTCGTCGTAATGATCGGAGCTCCATTCGGTATACGTTCGATGAGTGAGAAGGTGGAATTAGAACAACAGTTGGACCAGGCCAATGAACAAATTAAGGATTTCATTAAGCGGGAGGAAAGGGTTCGAATCGCCCGGGATTTGCATGATACGTTAGGACATACCTTGTCGCTGATTACATTACAAAGCCAGCTCGTTCAACGAATTGCCGAAAAGCAACCAGAACGCGTAACAGCCGAAGCGAAAGAAATCGAAATGACTGCACGATCTGCACTTCAGCAAGTGAGGGAGCTCGTCTCTGATATGCGAACAATCACAATAGCTGAGGAACTATGGGATATGGAACAAATATTGAAGGCAGCGGGCATTCAATTTCATATGGAAGAGGAAACTGAACTACCGAGTCTCCCGCCTTTACAGCAAAATATTTTAGGGATGTGCCTTCGCGAAGCCGTAACCAATATCGTAAAACATAGCAAAGCGGAAAATTGTTTTGTAACCTTCGGGAATACAAGAGCGGATTTTACCATTTCCGTAAGAGACGACGGGGTAGGCGTCTGTAATAATTATGAAGGTAATGGATTGTCGGGGATGCGAGAGCGGCTGGCACTCATCGAAGGAAAGCTTTCAATTGAATCGGGATTAGGTACTACAGTTGCGATGGCAGTGCCGGTAATTGTTAAAGAGGAGGTGGTTGTCCTATGA
- a CDS encoding ABC transporter permease produces MTVFINQCKAEMYRMFRNPYFIFWSLFMPIVFYVIFTKVVNTGMIDKALWDAHFLMSVTTFSVMGSAIMTLGIRLVQERAEGWTTFMKVTPLSSLQYSIAKMIGQSIVHVFSIVVIFIAGVLLNGVSLTAFEWIMCGCWILLGSLPFLGIGVLIGTMKRVDTASGVSNVLYMLLAITGGMWMPMEVLPKMVQAISIWLPAYNYGNGAWEIIRGGVPELKNIVILVGYLILFMVLSSYIRRRQEAV; encoded by the coding sequence ATGACGGTTTTTATTAACCAATGCAAAGCTGAGATGTATCGAATGTTCCGTAATCCGTACTTTATTTTTTGGTCACTGTTTATGCCGATTGTTTTTTATGTCATTTTCACGAAAGTTGTCAATACAGGAATGATTGATAAAGCTCTGTGGGATGCCCATTTTTTAATGTCTGTGACGACATTTAGTGTCATGGGAAGTGCGATTATGACGTTGGGTATCCGTTTGGTGCAGGAGCGTGCAGAAGGTTGGACGACATTCATGAAAGTAACCCCGTTATCCAGTTTGCAGTATTCTATCGCGAAAATGATAGGGCAGTCTATCGTCCATGTATTTTCGATTGTCGTCATTTTTATAGCGGGTGTGCTGTTGAATGGCGTTTCACTTACCGCTTTTGAATGGATCATGTGCGGTTGTTGGATTTTACTTGGATCGCTCCCTTTTCTGGGGATTGGTGTATTGATAGGGACTATGAAACGGGTAGATACAGCTAGTGGGGTCAGCAATGTTCTCTATATGTTGCTTGCGATAACAGGAGGAATGTGGATGCCGATGGAAGTCCTGCCAAAAATGGTTCAAGCAATCAGTATATGGCTTCCGGCTTATAATTATGGGAATGGGGCATGGGAAATCATCCGTGGAGGTGTGCCGGAATTAAAAAATATTGTAATTTTGGTAGGTTATCTCATTTTATTCATGGTATTATCATCGTATATACGAAGGAGACAGGAAGCGGTGTAG
- a CDS encoding ABC transporter ATP-binding protein, with product MEYTVEIKELTKIFKGKKAVDNVSFSIKRGEIVAILGPNGAGKSTTMLMMLGLLQPTIGGSKLFNSDAKEKKVRERIGVMLQEVSLMDGLKVKEIIRLFRSYYPKPLSIEKLVSLTGLSEADLNKRTDKLSGGQKRRVGFALALAGDPDLLFFDEPTVGMDISARKVFWETVKELAANGKTIIFSTHYLQEADDVAGRIILFNKGKVVADGKPEDLKGNLLKQSVSFVADRPFSTEIFLRLPQVSNVYDQGDRTFIITSDTDSILSKIFSEQLIVHDIAIEKGRLEEAFEQLTVVQKEAM from the coding sequence GTGGAATATACAGTTGAAATAAAAGAGCTGACAAAGATATTTAAAGGGAAAAAGGCGGTTGATAACGTTTCTTTTTCAATTAAGCGTGGTGAAATCGTGGCCATTCTTGGACCGAATGGAGCTGGGAAAAGTACGACGATGTTAATGATGCTTGGACTCTTACAACCTACAATTGGAGGATCGAAGCTCTTTAACTCAGATGCGAAGGAAAAGAAAGTCCGTGAAAGAATCGGGGTTATGTTGCAGGAAGTCAGTCTAATGGATGGTTTGAAAGTTAAGGAGATTATCCGTTTGTTCAGAAGCTATTACCCAAAACCATTGTCTATTGAGAAGTTGGTTAGTTTGACTGGACTAAGTGAAGCGGATTTAAACAAGCGAACCGACAAGCTGTCTGGCGGGCAAAAGCGCAGAGTTGGATTCGCTCTGGCACTTGCGGGAGATCCAGATTTATTATTTTTCGATGAACCGACAGTTGGGATGGATATATCGGCTCGTAAAGTGTTTTGGGAAACTGTGAAAGAACTAGCTGCCAATGGGAAAACCATTATATTCTCCACGCATTATTTACAGGAAGCTGATGATGTTGCAGGTCGAATTATTTTATTTAACAAAGGCAAGGTCGTTGCAGATGGGAAGCCGGAAGATCTTAAAGGCAATTTGTTAAAACAGTCGGTGTCGTTCGTTGCTGACCGTCCATTTTCGACAGAAATATTTTTGCGATTGCCTCAAGTGTCCAATGTATATGATCAGGGAGACAGGACGTTCATTATCACGAGTGATACAGATTCGATCCTATCTAAAATCTTCTCTGAACAACTGATTGTCCATGATATAGCGATTGAAAAAGGACGCCTTGAAGAAGCATTTGAGCAGCTGACGGTTGTGCAAAAGGAGGCGATGTAA
- a CDS encoding DUF6434 domain-containing protein: MRPILSKDISIQEFGDFYWLKEELQLFCRDNGISASGSKVEISNRIKIFLQTGEIEKLSRYVKSKTKSRKQDTLSLNTVITENHRCSQEVRAFFKAVIHANFHFSTYIQNYFKNNNGKTYRDVIQAWHEEEQRKKDPSYQKEIAPQFEYNQFTRDYFADPNNIGRSREEAIEAWNAIKKLPGSNKYHSRN, encoded by the coding sequence TTGAGACCTATCCTTTCAAAGGATATAAGCATTCAAGAATTTGGTGATTTTTATTGGCTGAAAGAAGAGTTGCAATTATTTTGTCGCGACAATGGTATAAGTGCATCAGGCTCAAAAGTAGAGATCTCAAATAGAATCAAAATATTTCTACAAACAGGAGAGATAGAAAAGTTATCGAGATATGTCAAGAGTAAGACGAAATCCCGGAAACAAGATACATTGAGTCTGAATACAGTTATTACCGAAAATCATCGTTGTAGTCAAGAAGTAAGAGCCTTTTTCAAGGCAGTAATTCATGCTAACTTTCATTTCTCTACCTATATTCAAAATTACTTTAAAAATAATAATGGGAAGACGTACCGTGATGTTATCCAAGCTTGGCATGAAGAAGAGCAACGAAAGAAAGATCCATCCTATCAAAAGGAAATTGCTCCTCAATTTGAATATAATCAATTTACCCGTGACTATTTTGCGGATCCCAACAATATAGGGAGAAGTCGTGAAGAAGCGATTGAAGCCTGGAATGCTATTAAGAAATTACCGGGGAGTAATAAATATCACTCTAGAAATTGA